A window of the Oncorhynchus mykiss isolate Arlee chromosome 15, USDA_OmykA_1.1, whole genome shotgun sequence genome harbors these coding sequences:
- the unm_hu7910 gene encoding uncharacterized abhydrolase domain-containing protein DDB_G0269086 isoform X20, giving the protein MEETVLEEPICEEAVLAEEIPEVKPAAMVNKNGVKAEAATASGGGDVASGGVASGGGGAASGFSGTKIFTWFMVLALLGVWSSVAVVWLDLVDYDNVIARAKEFPLNFSEVLQGKLSAYDADGDGDFDVEDAKVLLDEKEVKTAAPKKETLKKEDKKKAENIVEVPVPKTEKTKDQSPGEVASKKNRTKEHPTRELGRKLKSALKEQLRMIHEKIEAQKIAEMALAEVRSILDKEEEERQLVNALELKRQEGAQKAQEMLEAQLREEREQEEKREAERKAQEQAGKERLEKEQLEQLEREEKEREAEEKAEKEQLEKEKLEKERIEKEKAELERMEKERLEKDQAAKEKAEKERLQKERVAKEKAEKERIEKERVAKEKAEKERIEKERVAKEKAEKERIEKERVAKEKAENERIEKERVAKEKAEKERIEKERVAKEKAEKERIEKERVSKEKAEKERVEKERVAKEKAEKERVEKERVAKEKAEKERLEKERVAKEKAEKERIEKERVAKEKAEKERIERERVAKEKAEKERLEKERVAKEKAEKERIEKERVAKEKAEKERIEKERVAKEKAEKERLEKERVAKEKAEKERIEKERVAKEKAEKERIERERVAKEKAEKERIEKERVAKEKAEKERIEKERVAKEKAEKERIERERVAKEKAEKERIEKERVAKEKAEKERIERERAAKEKAEKERIERERVAKEKAEKERIEKERVAKEKAEKERIERERVAKEKAEKERIEKERVAKESEKERMETERVAKGSEKKRMERERVAKGSEKKRMERERVAKGSEKKRMERERVAKGKERAEKEQQARELAAKEKERVAVKGHFVKEKTAKAKVETEQLPKIDREQLPKVKAGKERAEKEPLLKEKIERERVVKEKRAKQAKEEMPEKNANNFTTTSKKEKILAIQDLLKPKATKVNKKWSFTG; this is encoded by the exons atgGAGGAAACTGTGTTGGAGGAACCTATCTGTGAAGAAGCCGTATTGGCTGAAGAAATCCCAG AGGTGAAGCCCGCAGCAATGGTGAATAAGAATGGTGTGAAAGCGGAGGCTGCTACTGCTAGTGGGGGTGGGGATGTTGCTAGTGGGGGTGTTGCTAGTGGGGGTGGAGGTGCTGCTAGTGGTTTTAGCGGCACTAAGATCTTCACCTGGTTCATGGTTCTGGCTCTGTTGGGGGTGTGGAGCTCCGTGGCAGTGGTGTGGTTAGATCTGGTGGACTACGACAATGTCATTG CGAGAGCAAAGGAATTCCCTTTGAACTTTTCAGAGGTTTTACAAG GTAAACTTTCAGCGTATGACGCAGATGGCGACGGGGACTTTGATGTGGAGGACGCCAAAGTACTACTTG ACGAGAAAGAGGTCAAAACTGCTGCTCCCAAAAAGGAAACGCTGAAAAAAG AGGACAAGAAAAAAG CTGAGAATATTGTAGAGGTTCCCGTTCCAAAAACAGAAAAGACAAAAG ATCAGAGTCCTGGAGAGGTGGCTTCTAAAAAGAACAGAACAAAAG AGCACCCAACAAGAGAACTTGGGAGGAAATTAAAGTCAGCATTAAAGGAACAGTTGAGAATGATCCATGAGAAGATTGAAGCTCAAAAAATTGCTGAAATGGCTTTGGCTGAAGTGAGAAGTATCCTGgacaaagaggaggaagagagacaatTGGTCAATGCTCTGGAACTCAAGAGGCAAGAGGGGGCCCAAAAAGCCCAGGAAATGTTAGAGGCTCAACTTCGAGAGGAAAGAGAacaagaagagaaaagagaggctgagagaaaagCACAGGAGCAAGCAGGGAAAGAGAGGCTGGAGAAAGAGCAACTGGAGCAGttggaaagagaagagaaagagagggaagctGAGGAGAAGGCAGAAAAAGAGCAATTGGAGAAGGAaaagctagagaaagagaggatagaaaaGGAGAAGGCAGAGCTGGaaaggatggagaaagagagactggaaaAGGATCAAGCAGCCAAAGAGAAAGCAGAAAAGGAAAGACTACAGAAGGAACGGGTCGCCAAAGAGAAAGCAGAAAAGGAGAGGATTGAGAAGGAACGGGTCGCCAAAGAGAAAGCAGAAAAGGAGAGGATTGAGAAGGAACGGGTCGCCAAAGAGAAAGCAGAAAAGGAGAGGATTGAGAAGGAACGGGTTGCCAAAGAGAAAGCCGAAAATGAGAGGATTGAGAAGGAACGGGTCGCCAAAGAGAAAGCAGAAAAGGAGAGGATTGAGAAGGAACGGGTCGCCAAAGAGAAAGCAGAAAAGGAGAGGATTGAGAAGGAACGGGTCTCCAAAGAGAAAGCAgaaaaggagagggttgagaaggAACGGGTCGCCAAAGAGAAAGCAgaaaaggagagggttgagaaggAACGGGTCGCCAAAGAGAAAGCAGAAAAGGAGAGGCTTGAAAAGGAACGGGTCGCCAAAGAGAAAGCAGAAAAGGAAAGGATTGAGAAGGAACGGGTCGCCAAAGAGAAAGCAGAAAAGGAGAGGATTGAGAGGGAACGGGTCGCCAAAGAGAAAGCAGAAAAGGAGAGGCTTGAAAAGGAACGGGTCGCCAAAGAGAAAGCAGAAAAGGAAAGGATTGAGAAGGAACGGGTCGCCAAAGAGAAAGCAGAAAAGGAAAGGATTGAGAAGGAACGGGTCGCCAAAGAGAAAGCAGAAAAGGAGAGGCTTGAAAAGGAACGGGTCGCCAAAGAGAAAGCAGAAAAGGAAAGGATTGAGAAGGAACGGGTCGCCAAAGAGAAAGCAGAAAAGGAGAGGATTGAGAGGGAACGGGTCGCCAAAGAGAAAGCAGAAAAGGAGAGGATTGAGAAGGAACGGGTCGCCAAAGAGAAAGCAGAAAAGGAGAGGATTGAGAAGGAACGGGTCGCCAAAGAGAAAGCAGAAAAGGAGAGGATTGAGAGGGAACGGGTCGCCAAAGAGAAAGCAGAAAAGGAGAGGATTGAGAAGGAACGGGTCGCCAAAGAGAAAGCAGAAAAGGAGAGGATTGAGAGGGAACGGGCCGCCAAAGAGAAAGCAGAAAAGGAGAGGATTGAGAGGGAACGGGTCGCCAAAGAGAAAGCAGAAAAGGAAAGGATTGAGAAGGAACGGGTCGCCAAAGAGAAAGCAGAAAAGGAGAGGATTGAGAGGGAACGGGTCGCCAAAGAGAAAGCAGAAAAGGAGAGGATTGAGAAGGAACGGGTCGCAAAGGAATCTgaaaaggagaggatggagacagaAAGGGTAGCAAAGGGATCTGAaaagaagaggatggagagagaaagggtagcGAAGGGATCTGAaaagaagaggatggagagagaaagggtagcGAAGGGATCTGAaaagaagaggatggagagagaaagggtagcgaagggaaaggagagagcagagaaagagcaACAAGCCAGAGAGTTAGCTGCtaaagaaaaggagagagtggCGGTAAAAGGACACTTTGTCAAAGAAAAGACTGCAAAGGCCAAGGTTGAGACAGAACAGTTACCCAAGATAGACAGAGAACAGTTACCTAAGGTGAaggcagggaaggagagagcagaaAAAGAGCCTCTACTCAAAGAaaagatagaaagggagagagttgTGAAAGAGAAAAGAGCCAAACAAGCAAAAGAGGAGATGCCAGAGAAAAATGCAAACAACTTCACAACTACAAGCAAGAAGGAAAAAATATTGGCTATACAAGATCTTCTGAAGCCTAAAGCCACCAAGGTGAACAAGAAATGGAGCTTCACAGGATGA
- the unm_hu7910 gene encoding uncharacterized abhydrolase domain-containing protein DDB_G0269086 isoform X30 yields MEETVLEEPICEEAVLAEEIPEVKPAAMVNKNGVKAEAATASGGGDVASGGVASGGGGAASGFSGTKIFTWFMVLALLGVWSSVAVVWLDLVDYDNVIGKLSAYDADGDGDFDVEDAKVLLDQSPGEVASKKNRTKEHPTRELGRKLKSALKEQLRMIHEKIEAQKIAEMALAEVRSILDKEEEERQLVNALELKRQEGAQKAQEMLEAQLREEREQEEKREAERKAQEQAGKERLEKEQLEQLEREEKEREAEEKAEKEQLEKEKLEKERIEKEKAELERMEKERLEKDQAAKEKAEKERLQKERVAKEKAEKERIEKERVAKEKAEKERIEKERVAKEKAEKERIEKERVAKEKAENERIEKERVAKEKAEKERIEKERVAKEKAEKERIEKERVSKEKAEKERVEKERVAKEKAEKERVEKERVAKEKAEKERLEKERVAKEKAEKERIEKERVAKEKAEKERIERERVAKEKAEKERLEKERVAKEKAEKERIEKERVAKEKAEKERIEKERVAKEKAEKERLEKERVAKEKAEKERIEKERVAKEKAEKERIERERVAKEKAEKERIEKERVAKEKAEKERIEKERVAKEKAEKERIERERVAKEKAEKERIEKERVAKEKAEKERIERERAAKEKAEKERIERERVAKEKAEKERIEKERVAKEKAEKERIERERVAKEKAEKERIEKERVAKESEKERMETERVAKGSEKKRMERERVAKGSEKKRMERERVAKGSEKKRMERERVAKGKERAEKEQQARELAAKEKERVAVKGHFVKEKTAKAKVETEQLPKIDREQLPKVKAGKERAEKEPLLKEKIERERVVKEKRAKQAKEEMPEKNANNFTTTSKKEKILAIQDLLKPKATKVNKKWSFTG; encoded by the exons atgGAGGAAACTGTGTTGGAGGAACCTATCTGTGAAGAAGCCGTATTGGCTGAAGAAATCCCAG AGGTGAAGCCCGCAGCAATGGTGAATAAGAATGGTGTGAAAGCGGAGGCTGCTACTGCTAGTGGGGGTGGGGATGTTGCTAGTGGGGGTGTTGCTAGTGGGGGTGGAGGTGCTGCTAGTGGTTTTAGCGGCACTAAGATCTTCACCTGGTTCATGGTTCTGGCTCTGTTGGGGGTGTGGAGCTCCGTGGCAGTGGTGTGGTTAGATCTGGTGGACTACGACAATGTCATTG GTAAACTTTCAGCGTATGACGCAGATGGCGACGGGGACTTTGATGTGGAGGACGCCAAAGTACTACTTG ATCAGAGTCCTGGAGAGGTGGCTTCTAAAAAGAACAGAACAAAAG AGCACCCAACAAGAGAACTTGGGAGGAAATTAAAGTCAGCATTAAAGGAACAGTTGAGAATGATCCATGAGAAGATTGAAGCTCAAAAAATTGCTGAAATGGCTTTGGCTGAAGTGAGAAGTATCCTGgacaaagaggaggaagagagacaatTGGTCAATGCTCTGGAACTCAAGAGGCAAGAGGGGGCCCAAAAAGCCCAGGAAATGTTAGAGGCTCAACTTCGAGAGGAAAGAGAacaagaagagaaaagagaggctgagagaaaagCACAGGAGCAAGCAGGGAAAGAGAGGCTGGAGAAAGAGCAACTGGAGCAGttggaaagagaagagaaagagagggaagctGAGGAGAAGGCAGAAAAAGAGCAATTGGAGAAGGAaaagctagagaaagagaggatagaaaaGGAGAAGGCAGAGCTGGaaaggatggagaaagagagactggaaaAGGATCAAGCAGCCAAAGAGAAAGCAGAAAAGGAAAGACTACAGAAGGAACGGGTCGCCAAAGAGAAAGCAGAAAAGGAGAGGATTGAGAAGGAACGGGTCGCCAAAGAGAAAGCAGAAAAGGAGAGGATTGAGAAGGAACGGGTCGCCAAAGAGAAAGCAGAAAAGGAGAGGATTGAGAAGGAACGGGTTGCCAAAGAGAAAGCCGAAAATGAGAGGATTGAGAAGGAACGGGTCGCCAAAGAGAAAGCAGAAAAGGAGAGGATTGAGAAGGAACGGGTCGCCAAAGAGAAAGCAGAAAAGGAGAGGATTGAGAAGGAACGGGTCTCCAAAGAGAAAGCAgaaaaggagagggttgagaaggAACGGGTCGCCAAAGAGAAAGCAgaaaaggagagggttgagaaggAACGGGTCGCCAAAGAGAAAGCAGAAAAGGAGAGGCTTGAAAAGGAACGGGTCGCCAAAGAGAAAGCAGAAAAGGAAAGGATTGAGAAGGAACGGGTCGCCAAAGAGAAAGCAGAAAAGGAGAGGATTGAGAGGGAACGGGTCGCCAAAGAGAAAGCAGAAAAGGAGAGGCTTGAAAAGGAACGGGTCGCCAAAGAGAAAGCAGAAAAGGAAAGGATTGAGAAGGAACGGGTCGCCAAAGAGAAAGCAGAAAAGGAAAGGATTGAGAAGGAACGGGTCGCCAAAGAGAAAGCAGAAAAGGAGAGGCTTGAAAAGGAACGGGTCGCCAAAGAGAAAGCAGAAAAGGAAAGGATTGAGAAGGAACGGGTCGCCAAAGAGAAAGCAGAAAAGGAGAGGATTGAGAGGGAACGGGTCGCCAAAGAGAAAGCAGAAAAGGAGAGGATTGAGAAGGAACGGGTCGCCAAAGAGAAAGCAGAAAAGGAGAGGATTGAGAAGGAACGGGTCGCCAAAGAGAAAGCAGAAAAGGAGAGGATTGAGAGGGAACGGGTCGCCAAAGAGAAAGCAGAAAAGGAGAGGATTGAGAAGGAACGGGTCGCCAAAGAGAAAGCAGAAAAGGAGAGGATTGAGAGGGAACGGGCCGCCAAAGAGAAAGCAGAAAAGGAGAGGATTGAGAGGGAACGGGTCGCCAAAGAGAAAGCAGAAAAGGAAAGGATTGAGAAGGAACGGGTCGCCAAAGAGAAAGCAGAAAAGGAGAGGATTGAGAGGGAACGGGTCGCCAAAGAGAAAGCAGAAAAGGAGAGGATTGAGAAGGAACGGGTCGCAAAGGAATCTgaaaaggagaggatggagacagaAAGGGTAGCAAAGGGATCTGAaaagaagaggatggagagagaaagggtagcGAAGGGATCTGAaaagaagaggatggagagagaaagggtagcGAAGGGATCTGAaaagaagaggatggagagagaaagggtagcgaagggaaaggagagagcagagaaagagcaACAAGCCAGAGAGTTAGCTGCtaaagaaaaggagagagtggCGGTAAAAGGACACTTTGTCAAAGAAAAGACTGCAAAGGCCAAGGTTGAGACAGAACAGTTACCCAAGATAGACAGAGAACAGTTACCTAAGGTGAaggcagggaaggagagagcagaaAAAGAGCCTCTACTCAAAGAaaagatagaaagggagagagttgTGAAAGAGAAAAGAGCCAAACAAGCAAAAGAGGAGATGCCAGAGAAAAATGCAAACAACTTCACAACTACAAGCAAGAAGGAAAAAATATTGGCTATACAAGATCTTCTGAAGCCTAAAGCCACCAAGGTGAACAAGAAATGGAGCTTCACAGGATGA
- the unm_hu7910 gene encoding uncharacterized abhydrolase domain-containing protein DDB_G0269086 isoform X6, producing MEETVLEEPICEEAVLAEEIPEVKPAAMVNKNGVKAEAATASGGGDVASGGVASGGGGAASGFSGTKIFTWFMVLALLGVWSSVAVVWLDLVDYDNVIARAKEFPLNFSEVLQGKLSAYDADGDGDFDVEDAKVLLGLTKEGGEITNENADSLEEIFGILAEEGSDWFHGFFTFLYDVISPPVEKVEDPESETAEEEGDADEKEVKTAAPKKETLKKAENIVEVPVPKTEKTKDQSPGEVASKKNRTKEHPTRELGRKLKSALKEQLRMIHEKIEAQKIAEMALAEVRSILDKEEEERQLVNALELKRQEGAQKAQEMLEAQLREEREQEEKREAERKAQEQAGKERLEKEQLEQLEREEKEREAEEKAEKEQLEKEKLEKERIEKEKAELERMEKERLEKDQAAKEKAEKERLQKERVAKEKAEKERIEKERVAKEKAEKERIEKERVAKEKAEKERIEKERVAKEKAENERIEKERVAKEKAEKERIEKERVAKEKAEKERIEKERVSKEKAEKERVEKERVAKEKAEKERVEKERVAKEKAEKERLEKERVAKEKAEKERIEKERVAKEKAEKERIERERVAKEKAEKERLEKERVAKEKAEKERIEKERVAKEKAEKERIEKERVAKEKAEKERLEKERVAKEKAEKERIEKERVAKEKAEKERIERERVAKEKAEKERIEKERVAKEKAEKERIEKERVAKEKAEKERIERERVAKEKAEKERIEKERVAKEKAEKERIERERAAKEKAEKERIERERVAKEKAEKERIEKERVAKEKAEKERIERERVAKEKAEKERIEKERVAKESEKERMETERVAKGSEKKRMERERVAKGSEKKRMERERVAKGSEKKRMERERVAKGKERAEKEQQARELAAKEKERVAVKGHFVKEKTAKAKVETEQLPKIDREQLPKVKAGKERAEKEPLLKEKIERERVVKEKRAKQAKEEMPEKNANNFTTTSKKEKILAIQDLLKPKATKVNKKWSFTG from the exons atgGAGGAAACTGTGTTGGAGGAACCTATCTGTGAAGAAGCCGTATTGGCTGAAGAAATCCCAG AGGTGAAGCCCGCAGCAATGGTGAATAAGAATGGTGTGAAAGCGGAGGCTGCTACTGCTAGTGGGGGTGGGGATGTTGCTAGTGGGGGTGTTGCTAGTGGGGGTGGAGGTGCTGCTAGTGGTTTTAGCGGCACTAAGATCTTCACCTGGTTCATGGTTCTGGCTCTGTTGGGGGTGTGGAGCTCCGTGGCAGTGGTGTGGTTAGATCTGGTGGACTACGACAATGTCATTG CGAGAGCAAAGGAATTCCCTTTGAACTTTTCAGAGGTTTTACAAG GTAAACTTTCAGCGTATGACGCAGATGGCGACGGGGACTTTGATGTGGAGGACGCCAAAGTACTACTTG GCTTGACCAAAGAGGGCGGTGAAATTACTAATGAAAACGCAGATTCCCTAGAGGAAATCTTCGGTATTTTAGCCGAGGAGGGCTCAGATTGGTTTCACGGCTTCTTCACGTTTCTCTATGACGTGATCTCTCCTCCCGTAGAGAAGGTGGAGGATCCAGAGAGTGAGACAGCAGAGGAGGAGGGTGATGCTG ACGAGAAAGAGGTCAAAACTGCTGCTCCCAAAAAGGAAACGCTGAAAAAAG CTGAGAATATTGTAGAGGTTCCCGTTCCAAAAACAGAAAAGACAAAAG ATCAGAGTCCTGGAGAGGTGGCTTCTAAAAAGAACAGAACAAAAG AGCACCCAACAAGAGAACTTGGGAGGAAATTAAAGTCAGCATTAAAGGAACAGTTGAGAATGATCCATGAGAAGATTGAAGCTCAAAAAATTGCTGAAATGGCTTTGGCTGAAGTGAGAAGTATCCTGgacaaagaggaggaagagagacaatTGGTCAATGCTCTGGAACTCAAGAGGCAAGAGGGGGCCCAAAAAGCCCAGGAAATGTTAGAGGCTCAACTTCGAGAGGAAAGAGAacaagaagagaaaagagaggctgagagaaaagCACAGGAGCAAGCAGGGAAAGAGAGGCTGGAGAAAGAGCAACTGGAGCAGttggaaagagaagagaaagagagggaagctGAGGAGAAGGCAGAAAAAGAGCAATTGGAGAAGGAaaagctagagaaagagaggatagaaaaGGAGAAGGCAGAGCTGGaaaggatggagaaagagagactggaaaAGGATCAAGCAGCCAAAGAGAAAGCAGAAAAGGAAAGACTACAGAAGGAACGGGTCGCCAAAGAGAAAGCAGAAAAGGAGAGGATTGAGAAGGAACGGGTCGCCAAAGAGAAAGCAGAAAAGGAGAGGATTGAGAAGGAACGGGTCGCCAAAGAGAAAGCAGAAAAGGAGAGGATTGAGAAGGAACGGGTTGCCAAAGAGAAAGCCGAAAATGAGAGGATTGAGAAGGAACGGGTCGCCAAAGAGAAAGCAGAAAAGGAGAGGATTGAGAAGGAACGGGTCGCCAAAGAGAAAGCAGAAAAGGAGAGGATTGAGAAGGAACGGGTCTCCAAAGAGAAAGCAgaaaaggagagggttgagaaggAACGGGTCGCCAAAGAGAAAGCAgaaaaggagagggttgagaaggAACGGGTCGCCAAAGAGAAAGCAGAAAAGGAGAGGCTTGAAAAGGAACGGGTCGCCAAAGAGAAAGCAGAAAAGGAAAGGATTGAGAAGGAACGGGTCGCCAAAGAGAAAGCAGAAAAGGAGAGGATTGAGAGGGAACGGGTCGCCAAAGAGAAAGCAGAAAAGGAGAGGCTTGAAAAGGAACGGGTCGCCAAAGAGAAAGCAGAAAAGGAAAGGATTGAGAAGGAACGGGTCGCCAAAGAGAAAGCAGAAAAGGAAAGGATTGAGAAGGAACGGGTCGCCAAAGAGAAAGCAGAAAAGGAGAGGCTTGAAAAGGAACGGGTCGCCAAAGAGAAAGCAGAAAAGGAAAGGATTGAGAAGGAACGGGTCGCCAAAGAGAAAGCAGAAAAGGAGAGGATTGAGAGGGAACGGGTCGCCAAAGAGAAAGCAGAAAAGGAGAGGATTGAGAAGGAACGGGTCGCCAAAGAGAAAGCAGAAAAGGAGAGGATTGAGAAGGAACGGGTCGCCAAAGAGAAAGCAGAAAAGGAGAGGATTGAGAGGGAACGGGTCGCCAAAGAGAAAGCAGAAAAGGAGAGGATTGAGAAGGAACGGGTCGCCAAAGAGAAAGCAGAAAAGGAGAGGATTGAGAGGGAACGGGCCGCCAAAGAGAAAGCAGAAAAGGAGAGGATTGAGAGGGAACGGGTCGCCAAAGAGAAAGCAGAAAAGGAAAGGATTGAGAAGGAACGGGTCGCCAAAGAGAAAGCAGAAAAGGAGAGGATTGAGAGGGAACGGGTCGCCAAAGAGAAAGCAGAAAAGGAGAGGATTGAGAAGGAACGGGTCGCAAAGGAATCTgaaaaggagaggatggagacagaAAGGGTAGCAAAGGGATCTGAaaagaagaggatggagagagaaagggtagcGAAGGGATCTGAaaagaagaggatggagagagaaagggtagcGAAGGGATCTGAaaagaagaggatggagagagaaagggtagcgaagggaaaggagagagcagagaaagagcaACAAGCCAGAGAGTTAGCTGCtaaagaaaaggagagagtggCGGTAAAAGGACACTTTGTCAAAGAAAAGACTGCAAAGGCCAAGGTTGAGACAGAACAGTTACCCAAGATAGACAGAGAACAGTTACCTAAGGTGAaggcagggaaggagagagcagaaAAAGAGCCTCTACTCAAAGAaaagatagaaagggagagagttgTGAAAGAGAAAAGAGCCAAACAAGCAAAAGAGGAGATGCCAGAGAAAAATGCAAACAACTTCACAACTACAAGCAAGAAGGAAAAAATATTGGCTATACAAGATCTTCTGAAGCCTAAAGCCACCAAGGTGAACAAGAAATGGAGCTTCACAGGATGA
- the unm_hu7910 gene encoding uncharacterized abhydrolase domain-containing protein DDB_G0269086 isoform X43 gives MIHEKIEAQKIAEMALAEVRSILDKEEEERQLVNALELKRQEGAQKAQEMLEAQLREEREQEEKREAERKAQEQAGKERLEKEQLEQLEREEKEREAEEKAEKEQLEKEKLEKERIEKEKAELERMEKERLEKDQAAKEKAEKERLQKERVAKEKAEKERIEKERVAKEKAEKERIEKERVAKEKAEKERIEKERVAKEKAENERIEKERVAKEKAEKERIEKERVAKEKAEKERIEKERVSKEKAEKERVEKERVAKEKAEKERVEKERVAKEKAEKERLEKERVAKEKAEKERIEKERVAKEKAEKERIERERVAKEKAEKERLEKERVAKEKAEKERIEKERVAKEKAEKERIEKERVAKEKAEKERLEKERVAKEKAEKERIEKERVAKEKAEKERIERERVAKEKAEKERIEKERVAKEKAEKERIEKERVAKEKAEKERIERERVAKEKAEKERIEKERVAKEKAEKERIERERAAKEKAEKERIERERVAKEKAEKERIEKERVAKEKAEKERIERERVAKEKAEKERIEKERVAKESEKERMETERVAKGSEKKRMERERVAKGSEKKRMERERVAKGSEKKRMERERVAKGKERAEKEQQARELAAKEKERVAVKGHFVKEKTAKAKVETEQLPKIDREQLPKVKAGKERAEKEPLLKEKIERERVVKEKRAKQAKEEMPEKNANNFTTTSKKEKILAIQDLLKPKATKVNKKWSFTG, from the coding sequence ATGATCCATGAGAAGATTGAAGCTCAAAAAATTGCTGAAATGGCTTTGGCTGAAGTGAGAAGTATCCTGgacaaagaggaggaagagagacaatTGGTCAATGCTCTGGAACTCAAGAGGCAAGAGGGGGCCCAAAAAGCCCAGGAAATGTTAGAGGCTCAACTTCGAGAGGAAAGAGAacaagaagagaaaagagaggctgagagaaaagCACAGGAGCAAGCAGGGAAAGAGAGGCTGGAGAAAGAGCAACTGGAGCAGttggaaagagaagagaaagagagggaagctGAGGAGAAGGCAGAAAAAGAGCAATTGGAGAAGGAaaagctagagaaagagaggatagaaaaGGAGAAGGCAGAGCTGGaaaggatggagaaagagagactggaaaAGGATCAAGCAGCCAAAGAGAAAGCAGAAAAGGAAAGACTACAGAAGGAACGGGTCGCCAAAGAGAAAGCAGAAAAGGAGAGGATTGAGAAGGAACGGGTCGCCAAAGAGAAAGCAGAAAAGGAGAGGATTGAGAAGGAACGGGTCGCCAAAGAGAAAGCAGAAAAGGAGAGGATTGAGAAGGAACGGGTTGCCAAAGAGAAAGCCGAAAATGAGAGGATTGAGAAGGAACGGGTCGCCAAAGAGAAAGCAGAAAAGGAGAGGATTGAGAAGGAACGGGTCGCCAAAGAGAAAGCAGAAAAGGAGAGGATTGAGAAGGAACGGGTCTCCAAAGAGAAAGCAgaaaaggagagggttgagaaggAACGGGTCGCCAAAGAGAAAGCAgaaaaggagagggttgagaaggAACGGGTCGCCAAAGAGAAAGCAGAAAAGGAGAGGCTTGAAAAGGAACGGGTCGCCAAAGAGAAAGCAGAAAAGGAAAGGATTGAGAAGGAACGGGTCGCCAAAGAGAAAGCAGAAAAGGAGAGGATTGAGAGGGAACGGGTCGCCAAAGAGAAAGCAGAAAAGGAGAGGCTTGAAAAGGAACGGGTCGCCAAAGAGAAAGCAGAAAAGGAAAGGATTGAGAAGGAACGGGTCGCCAAAGAGAAAGCAGAAAAGGAAAGGATTGAGAAGGAACGGGTCGCCAAAGAGAAAGCAGAAAAGGAGAGGCTTGAAAAGGAACGGGTCGCCAAAGAGAAAGCAGAAAAGGAAAGGATTGAGAAGGAACGGGTCGCCAAAGAGAAAGCAGAAAAGGAGAGGATTGAGAGGGAACGGGTCGCCAAAGAGAAAGCAGAAAAGGAGAGGATTGAGAAGGAACGGGTCGCCAAAGAGAAAGCAGAAAAGGAGAGGATTGAGAAGGAACGGGTCGCCAAAGAGAAAGCAGAAAAGGAGAGGATTGAGAGGGAACGGGTCGCCAAAGAGAAAGCAGAAAAGGAGAGGATTGAGAAGGAACGGGTCGCCAAAGAGAAAGCAGAAAAGGAGAGGATTGAGAGGGAACGGGCCGCCAAAGAGAAAGCAGAAAAGGAGAGGATTGAGAGGGAACGGGTCGCCAAAGAGAAAGCAGAAAAGGAAAGGATTGAGAAGGAACGGGTCGCCAAAGAGAAAGCAGAAAAGGAGAGGATTGAGAGGGAACGGGTCGCCAAAGAGAAAGCAGAAAAGGAGAGGATTGAGAAGGAACGGGTCGCAAAGGAATCTgaaaaggagaggatggagacagaAAGGGTAGCAAAGGGATCTGAaaagaagaggatggagagagaaagggtagcGAAGGGATCTGAaaagaagaggatggagagagaaagggtagcGAAGGGATCTGAaaagaagaggatggagagagaaagggtagcgaagggaaaggagagagcagagaaagagcaACAAGCCAGAGAGTTAGCTGCtaaagaaaaggagagagtggCGGTAAAAGGACACTTTGTCAAAGAAAAGACTGCAAAGGCCAAGGTTGAGACAGAACAGTTACCCAAGATAGACAGAGAACAGTTACCTAAGGTGAaggcagggaaggagagagcagaaAAAGAGCCTCTACTCAAAGAaaagatagaaagggagagagttgTGAAAGAGAAAAGAGCCAAACAAGCAAAAGAGGAGATGCCAGAGAAAAATGCAAACAACTTCACAACTACAAGCAAGAAGGAAAAAATATTGGCTATACAAGATCTTCTGAAGCCTAAAGCCACCAAGGTGAACAAGAAATGGAGCTTCACAGGATGA